A region of Pseudorca crassidens isolate mPseCra1 chromosome 8, mPseCra1.hap1, whole genome shotgun sequence DNA encodes the following proteins:
- the GTPBP10 gene encoding GTP-binding protein 10 isoform X3, translated as MGYPRLGGEGGKGGDVWVVAHNKMTLKQLKDKYPQKRFVAGEGANSRVSALKGSKGKDCEIPVPLGISITDENGKIIGELNKEKDRILVAEGGLGGKLLTNFLPLKGQKRVIHLDLKLIADIGLVGFPNAGKSSLLSKISHAKPAIADYAFTTLKPELGKIMYNDFKQISVADLPGLIEGAHMNKGMGHKFLKHIERTKQLLFVVDVSGFQLSSQTQYRTAFETILLLSKELELYREELQTKPALLAVNKMDLPDAQDKFHVLMNQLQNPKDFLHLFEKNMIPERTVEFQHIIPISAVTGEGIGELKNCIRKSLDEHTNQENDAYHKKQLLNLRISNTISYSELPSKNAVTSARIDIT; from the exons ATGGGCTACCCTCGCTTAGGTGGCGAAGGTGGAAAAGGTGGTGACGTCTGGGTTGTAGCCCAtaacaaaatgactttaaaacaacTTAAAGATAAATATCCTCAGAAACGGTTTGTGGCTGGAGAAGGAGCAAACAGTCG agttAGTGCACTGAAAGGCTCCAAAGGAAAAGACTGTGAAATTCCTGTACCTTTGGGTATTTCAATAACTGATGAAAATGGTAAAATTATAG GAGAACTcaataaagagaaagacagaatttTGGTAGCTGAAGGAGGTCTTGGTGGTAAATTACTTACAAATTTCTTACCATTGAAAGGCCAGAAACGAGTAATTCACCTTGATCTAAAACTTATAGCTGATATAGGCTTGGTAGG aTTCCCAAATGCTGGAAAATCCTCTTTGCTAAGTAAGATTTCTCATGCAAAACCTGCAATTGCAGATTATGCAT ttacaACATTAAAGCCTGAACTCGGAAAAATTATGTATAATGATTTCAAACAG ATATCAGTAGCTGATCTTCCTGGTTTAATAGAAGGAGCACACATGAACAAAGGAATGGGCCACAAATTCCTCAAGCATATAGAAAGAACTAAACAACTACTTTTTGTT gttgatGTTTCTGGATTTCAGCTTTCTTCCCAAACTCAGTACAGAACTGCCTTTGAAACCATACTACTGCTTTCAAAA GAGTTGGAGTTGTACAGAGAGGAACTTCAGACAAAACCTGCGCTCCTGGCAGTTAATAAAATGGACTTGCCAGATGCCCAAGATAAATTCCATGTACTGATGAACCAACTCCAGAATCCTAAAG attttttgcatttatttgaaaaaaacatgATTCCAGAGAGGACCGTGGAGTTCCAACACATCATCCCCATCTCTGCAGTTACTGGAGAAGGAATTGGTGAACTAAAGAACTGTATAAGGAAATCTCTAGATGAACACACCAACCAGGAAAATGATGCATATCATAAGAAGCAGTTGCTTAATTTACGTATTTCCAATACAATATCTTATAGTGAGCTACCATCAAAGAATGCTGTTACTAGTGCCAGAATAGATATAACTTGA
- the CLDN12 gene encoding claudin-12 → MGCRDVHAATVLSFLCGIASVAGLFAGTLLPNWRKLRLITFNRNEKNLTVYTGLWVKCARYDGGNDCLMYDTTWYSSVDQLDLRVLQFALPLSILIAMGALLLCLIGMCNTAFRSSVPNIKLAKCLVNSAGCHLVAGLLFFLAGTVSLSPSIWVIFYNIHLNRKFEPVFMFDYAVYVTIASAGGLFTTSLLLFIWYCACKSLPSPFWQPLYSHPPSMHTYSQPYSARSRLSAIEIDIPVVSHST, encoded by the coding sequence ATGGGCTGTCGGGATGTCCATGCAGCCACGGTCCTCTCCTTCCTGTGTGGAATCGCCTCGGTAGCAGGCCTCTTTGCGGGGACTCTGCTTCCCAACTGGAGAAAATTACGACTGATCACGTTCAACAGAAATGAGAAGAACCTGACTGTTTACACAGGCCTGTGGGTGAAGTGTGCCCGGTACGACGGGGGCAATGACTGCCTGATGTACGACACTACTTGGTACTCATCAGTTGACCAGCTGGACCTGCGGGTCCTCCAGTTTGCCCTGCCCCTCAGCATCCTGATTGCAATGGGGGCCCTGCTGCTCTGCCTGATTGGAATGTGTAACACCGCCTTCAGGTCCTCGGTGCCCAACATCAAACTGGCCAAGTGTCTGGTCAATAGTGCCGGCTGCCATCTGGTGGCCGGGCTGCTGTTTTTCCTGGCAGGAACTGTGAGCCTCTCCCCATCCATCTGGGTCATCTTTTATAACATCCATCTGAACAGGAAGTTCGAGCCAGTCTTTATGTTTGACTATGCAGTGTATGTCACTATTGCTAGTGCTGGGGGCTTGTTTACGACTTCCCTTCTACTGTTTATTTGGTACTGTGCATGCAAATCTTTGCCTTCTCCTTTCTGGCAACCGCTGTACTCCCATCCTCCCAGTATGCATACATATTCACAGCCCTATTCAGCACGCTCCCGTCTCTCTGCCATAGAAATCGACATTCCGGTAGTTTCACACAGCACCTAG
- the GTPBP10 gene encoding GTP-binding protein 10 isoform X1, producing MVLCSRVLLRKYGDFIDNLRLFTRGGSGGMGYPRLGGEGGKGGDVWVVAHNKMTLKQLKDKYPQKRFVAGEGANSRVSALKGSKGKDCEIPVPLGISITDENGKIIGELNKEKDRILVAEGGLGGKLLTNFLPLKGQKRVIHLDLKLIADIGLVGFPNAGKSSLLSKISHAKPAIADYAFTTLKPELGKIMYNDFKQISVADLPGLIEGAHMNKGMGHKFLKHIERTKQLLFVVDVSGFQLSSQTQYRTAFETILLLSKELELYREELQTKPALLAVNKMDLPDAQDKFHVLMNQLQNPKDFLHLFEKNMIPERTVEFQHIIPISAVTGEGIGELKNCIRKSLDEHTNQENDAYHKKQLLNLRISNTISYSELPSKNAVTSARIDIT from the exons ATGGTGCTCTGCAGTCGGGTGTTGCTCAGAAAG tatGGAGACTTCATTGATAACCTGAGACTCTTCACCAGGGGAGGAAGTGGTGGAATGGGCTACCCTCGCTTAGGTGGCGAAGGTGGAAAAGGTGGTGACGTCTGGGTTGTAGCCCAtaacaaaatgactttaaaacaacTTAAAGATAAATATCCTCAGAAACGGTTTGTGGCTGGAGAAGGAGCAAACAGTCG agttAGTGCACTGAAAGGCTCCAAAGGAAAAGACTGTGAAATTCCTGTACCTTTGGGTATTTCAATAACTGATGAAAATGGTAAAATTATAG GAGAACTcaataaagagaaagacagaatttTGGTAGCTGAAGGAGGTCTTGGTGGTAAATTACTTACAAATTTCTTACCATTGAAAGGCCAGAAACGAGTAATTCACCTTGATCTAAAACTTATAGCTGATATAGGCTTGGTAGG aTTCCCAAATGCTGGAAAATCCTCTTTGCTAAGTAAGATTTCTCATGCAAAACCTGCAATTGCAGATTATGCAT ttacaACATTAAAGCCTGAACTCGGAAAAATTATGTATAATGATTTCAAACAG ATATCAGTAGCTGATCTTCCTGGTTTAATAGAAGGAGCACACATGAACAAAGGAATGGGCCACAAATTCCTCAAGCATATAGAAAGAACTAAACAACTACTTTTTGTT gttgatGTTTCTGGATTTCAGCTTTCTTCCCAAACTCAGTACAGAACTGCCTTTGAAACCATACTACTGCTTTCAAAA GAGTTGGAGTTGTACAGAGAGGAACTTCAGACAAAACCTGCGCTCCTGGCAGTTAATAAAATGGACTTGCCAGATGCCCAAGATAAATTCCATGTACTGATGAACCAACTCCAGAATCCTAAAG attttttgcatttatttgaaaaaaacatgATTCCAGAGAGGACCGTGGAGTTCCAACACATCATCCCCATCTCTGCAGTTACTGGAGAAGGAATTGGTGAACTAAAGAACTGTATAAGGAAATCTCTAGATGAACACACCAACCAGGAAAATGATGCATATCATAAGAAGCAGTTGCTTAATTTACGTATTTCCAATACAATATCTTATAGTGAGCTACCATCAAAGAATGCTGTTACTAGTGCCAGAATAGATATAACTTGA
- the GTPBP10 gene encoding GTP-binding protein 10 isoform X2, translated as MYGDFIDNLRLFTRGGSGGMGYPRLGGEGGKGGDVWVVAHNKMTLKQLKDKYPQKRFVAGEGANSRVSALKGSKGKDCEIPVPLGISITDENGKIIGELNKEKDRILVAEGGLGGKLLTNFLPLKGQKRVIHLDLKLIADIGLVGFPNAGKSSLLSKISHAKPAIADYAFTTLKPELGKIMYNDFKQISVADLPGLIEGAHMNKGMGHKFLKHIERTKQLLFVVDVSGFQLSSQTQYRTAFETILLLSKELELYREELQTKPALLAVNKMDLPDAQDKFHVLMNQLQNPKDFLHLFEKNMIPERTVEFQHIIPISAVTGEGIGELKNCIRKSLDEHTNQENDAYHKKQLLNLRISNTISYSELPSKNAVTSARIDIT; from the exons ATG tatGGAGACTTCATTGATAACCTGAGACTCTTCACCAGGGGAGGAAGTGGTGGAATGGGCTACCCTCGCTTAGGTGGCGAAGGTGGAAAAGGTGGTGACGTCTGGGTTGTAGCCCAtaacaaaatgactttaaaacaacTTAAAGATAAATATCCTCAGAAACGGTTTGTGGCTGGAGAAGGAGCAAACAGTCG agttAGTGCACTGAAAGGCTCCAAAGGAAAAGACTGTGAAATTCCTGTACCTTTGGGTATTTCAATAACTGATGAAAATGGTAAAATTATAG GAGAACTcaataaagagaaagacagaatttTGGTAGCTGAAGGAGGTCTTGGTGGTAAATTACTTACAAATTTCTTACCATTGAAAGGCCAGAAACGAGTAATTCACCTTGATCTAAAACTTATAGCTGATATAGGCTTGGTAGG aTTCCCAAATGCTGGAAAATCCTCTTTGCTAAGTAAGATTTCTCATGCAAAACCTGCAATTGCAGATTATGCAT ttacaACATTAAAGCCTGAACTCGGAAAAATTATGTATAATGATTTCAAACAG ATATCAGTAGCTGATCTTCCTGGTTTAATAGAAGGAGCACACATGAACAAAGGAATGGGCCACAAATTCCTCAAGCATATAGAAAGAACTAAACAACTACTTTTTGTT gttgatGTTTCTGGATTTCAGCTTTCTTCCCAAACTCAGTACAGAACTGCCTTTGAAACCATACTACTGCTTTCAAAA GAGTTGGAGTTGTACAGAGAGGAACTTCAGACAAAACCTGCGCTCCTGGCAGTTAATAAAATGGACTTGCCAGATGCCCAAGATAAATTCCATGTACTGATGAACCAACTCCAGAATCCTAAAG attttttgcatttatttgaaaaaaacatgATTCCAGAGAGGACCGTGGAGTTCCAACACATCATCCCCATCTCTGCAGTTACTGGAGAAGGAATTGGTGAACTAAAGAACTGTATAAGGAAATCTCTAGATGAACACACCAACCAGGAAAATGATGCATATCATAAGAAGCAGTTGCTTAATTTACGTATTTCCAATACAATATCTTATAGTGAGCTACCATCAAAGAATGCTGTTACTAGTGCCAGAATAGATATAACTTGA